The Streptococcus sanguinis genome contains the following window.
CAAGGTTATCGGTCTTGAAATCGGTGCAGATGACTATGTGACTAAGCCTTTCTCAAATCGTGAGCTGCAGGCGCGTGTCAAGGCACTTCTTCGTCGGGCTGACCTTGTTGTTGAAAATCAAGTAGAAGAAAGTGGTCCGAACGAGCTGACCATTGGGGAACTGCAGATTTTGCCAGATGCTTTTGTAGCTAAGAAGCATGGCAAGGAGCTGGAGCTGACCCACCGCGAGTTTGAGTTGCTTCACCATTTGGCGACACATATCGGTCAGGTGATGACACGTGAGCACTTGCTGGAAACAGTATGGGGCTATGACTATTTTGGTGATGTCCGTACAGTGGATGTGACTATCCGCCGCCTGCGTGAAAAGATTGAAGATACGCCAAGCCGGCCTGAGTATATCTTGACTCGCCGCGGAGTTGGCTACTATATGAGAAATAATGATTGAATCAATTAAACAATTTGTGGTTTCTGCGGATTTTGTCTTTGCAATCATTATTATCGGCTTCATTGTAGTTGTTGCCCTGCTTTTATTGGAAAATCGCCGTGATAACCAAAAGCTTGTACAGCTTAATCAAAAGGTTAAAGATTTGATTGCAGGTGACTATTCTGAAGTGCTGGACATGCAGGGAAGTCCGGAAATCACAGATATGACCAACAGTATCAATGATCTTTCAGAGGTCATTCGACTGACGCATGAAAACCTTGAGCAAGAAACAAAACGCCTTTCCAGTATCCTGTCCTATATGACAGATGGCGTGCTTGCGACCAACCGCCGGGGGCAGATTATCACTATCAACGATATGGCTACCAAGCAGTTGGGAGTTAAGAGAGATGAGGTCCAAAATATGAGTATTTTGGATCTGCTTTCGATTTCAGACGAGTATGATTTGCGTGACCTGATTACCAATGTTCCTGAGCTGACGATAGATTCTCAGGATGAAAATGGTGAGTACTTGAGCTTGCGGGTTCGCTTTGCCTTGGTAAGACGGGAGTCGGGCTTTATTTCAGGTTTGGTGGCTGTCCTGCATGATACAACAGAACAAGACAAGGAAGAGCGGGAACGTCGCCTCTTTGTATCCAATGTCAGTCATGAGCTGCGGACTCCGTTGACCAGTGTCAAGTCCTATCTGGAAGCCCTAGATGAGGGAGCTTTGTCTGAGCCAGTAGCACCGGACTTTGTCAAGGTATCACTCAATGAAACCAACCGCATGATGCGGATGGTGACGGACCTGCTCAGTCTGTCCCGAATTGACAACGAGACCAGTCATTTGGAAGTAGAGCTGACGAATTTCACAGCCTTTATCACCTTTATCCTCAATCGCTTTGACAAGATAAAAAATCAAGACGAGACCAAGAAATACGAGATTATCCGTGATTATCCTATAACACCGATTTGGGTGGAGATTGATACAGATAAGTTGACCCAGGTCATTGATAATATCATGAACAATGCCATCAAGTATTCACCGGATGGTGGAACCATTACTGTTTCCATCAAGACAACAGATGAGCAGTTGATTCTCTCGATTGCGGATGAAGGTCTGGGAATTCCCAAGCAGGACCTGCCTAAGATTTTTGACCGCTTTTATCGAGTGGACAAGGCGCGCAGCCGTGCTCAGGGCGGAACGGGTCTGGGACTGGCTATTGCCAAGGAAATTATCAAGCAACATCAGGGCTTTATCTGGGCTAAGAGTGAGTATGGTGTGGGATCAACCTTTACCATTGTCTTGCCTTATGAGAATGATGGCGTCCGCGATGACGACTGGGATAATGAAGATATATAGAAAGTAAACATGACTAAAGGATTTCAATACAGTATTCTGGCGTCAGGATCAAGCGGTAACTGTTTCTATCTGGAAACAGATCAAAAGCGGATTCTGGTTGACGCTGGCTTATCAGGCAAGAAAATTACTAGCTTGCTGGGCGAAATTGGGCGCAAGCCTGAGGATTTGGATGCCATTTTAGTGACCCATGAGCACAAGGATCACATTCATGGTGTCGGCGTTCTGGCTCGTAAGTATCATTTGGACATTTATGCCAATGAGGCCACTTGGAAGGCTATGGAAAAGGACTTGGGCAAGCTGGATGCTAGTCAAAAGCATATCTTTGAGTTAGGCAAGACCAAGACCTTTGGAGACTTGGATGTGGAGAGCTTTGGTGTCAGTCATGACGCAGCCTGTCCACAATTTTACCGCTTTATGAAGGATGACAAGAGTTTTGTCATGCTGACGGATACGGGCTATGTCAGTGACCGGATGGCTGGAATTATCGAAAATGCTGACGGGTACCTGATTGAGAGCAACCATGATATTGAAATTCTTCGCAGCGGTGCCTATCCTTGGAGTCTCAAGCAGCGGATTTTGTCGGATATGGGCCACCTGTCCAATGAAGATGGAGCAGAGACCATGATTCGGACTTTGGGCAATCGCACCAAGCGAATCTATCTGGGACATCTCAGTAAGGAAAATAATATCAAGGAATTGGCTCATATGACCATGGTCAATCAACTGGCTCAAGCCGACATGGCAGTTGGTCACGACTTTCAAGTCTATGATACCTCGCCTGATACCGCAACGCCTTTGACGAGTATTTAAACACTAGACCGAAAGGTTTGGTTTTCTGGCTCTAGTGCGGTATCCATTAAATATTTAAAAAACAACGGTTTTATTTTGCAAAGGAGCTTGTATGCGGCCAATTTACTTTGTGGTAGGTCTATTATCTTTAGGGTTGGGAGTTTTGGGGATTTTTCTGCCTCTCCTGCCGACTACGCCATTTCTTCTCTTGTCCATTGCCTGCTTTTCGCGCAGTTCCAAGCGTTTTGAAAATTGGCTCTATCATACAAAGATGTACCAGACCTATGTGGCAGATTTTCGAGAGACAGGGACGATTGCTAAGGAACGTAAGAAAAAGATTATCGTTTCCATCTATATCTTGATGGGGATTTCCATTTTGCTAGCGCCTATTATTTGGGTTAAGATTGGACTGTTTGGTCTGACTGTTTTTATCACCTATTATTTGTTTAAAGTAATTCCGGATAAGGAATAGAAATCGCTGTCAGCAGGTGCGTTTGCGCCTGTTTTTTGTTATAATAGAGACTGTATATCTTTGGAAAGGAAAAGGCATCATGCTGCTTATCTGACTGAAGTCAGCATGATGTAAAATAGTAATGGAAAATTTGAAAAAAGCATTGCTGGAGCAGTTTGACTTGGTCTTCTCTGATGAGACCTTGTTGGAAACAGCTTTTACCCATACGAGCTATGCCAATGAGCACCGCCTCTTAAAAATTTCACACAATGAACGATTGGAATTTTTAGGAGACGCTGTTCTGCAACTGATTATTTCGGAGTATCTTTATACCAAATATCCTAAGAGACCAGAGGGCGACCTGTCCAAGCTGCGTTCCATGATTGTTAGAGAAGAGAGCTTGGCAGGCTTTGCCCGTGATTGTCAGTTTGATCATTTTATCAAGCTGGGACGCGGTGAGGAGAAGTCTGGCGGCCGGAATCGGGATACGATTTTAGGTGATTTGTTCGAGGCCTTTTTAGGCGCCTTGCTCTTGGATAAGGGTGTGGAAGCAGTCAAAAGCTTTCTCTATCAAGTCATGATTCCCAAGGTGGAAGCGGGAGATTTTGAGCGGGTGACGGACTATAAGACCAAGCTGCAGGAGTTGCTGCAGATTAATGGCGATGTGGAAATTGCCTATCAGGTCGTCTCTGAAACAGGGCCGGCTCATTCCAAAAATTTCGAGGTAGCTGTTCTCATCAATGGCCGCAAGTCCGGTCAAGGCCAGGGGCGTTCTAAAAAGCTGGCCGAGCAGGAAGCTGCTAAAAACGCATTTGAAAAGGAAAGTTCTTCATGTTTTTAAAGGAAATTGAAATTCAGGGCTTTAAGTCATTTGCTGATAAGACTAAAGTTGTCTTTGATCAGGGAGTGACAGCGGTTGTTGGGCCAAATGGTTCCGGCAAATCCAATATTACGGAGAGCCTGCGCTGGGCCTTGGGAGAGTCCAGTGTGAAAAGTCTGCGGGGCGGCAAGATGCCCGATGTGATTTTTGCGGGAACAGAAACCCGCAAGCCACTTAATTATGCATCAGTGGTAGTGGTTCTGGACAACAGTGATCAATTTATCAAGGATGCTGCCAATGAGATTCGGGTGGAGCGTCACATTTACCGCAGCGGTGACAGTGAGTATAAGATTGATGGCAAAAAAGTCCGTCTGCGCGATGTCCATGATCTTTTCATGGATACTGGACTGGGACGAGATTCCTTCTCCATCATTTCCCAAGGGAAAGTAGAAGAAATCTTCAACAGCAAGCCGGAGGAACGCCGGGCAATTTTTGAAGAAGCGGCTGGAGTGCTTAAGTATAAGACACGCCGCAAAGAAACGGAAAGCAAGCTTAGTCAGACCCAGGATAATCTGGACCGTCTGGAAGACATTATCTACGAGCTGGAGAGCCAGGTCAAGCCCTTGGAGAAGCAGGCTGAAACTGCTAAGCGCTTCTTGAGTCTGGATGGCCAGCGCCGAGAGCTTTACTTGGATGTTTTGGTCGCTCAGCTGACAGCTAACAAGGAAAGACTGACCAAGGCTGAAGAAGATTTAACGAATATCCAGCAGGAGCTAGCAGCCTACTACAGCAAGCGCGATGAGCTGGAAGATGAAAATCAAACCTTGAAGGCCAAGCGCCATGAGCTCAATCAAACTTTGTCTGATGATCAGGCTAGTTTGCTGGAATTGACCCGCTTAATCAGTGATTTGGAGCGTCAGATTGATCTTTCTAAGTTGGAGTCCAGCCAAGCAGCGACGAGCCGTCGGGAAAATGAAGAACGTTTGGCCACTCTGTCAGAAAAACTGGCTCAGATAGAAAGCAACATAGAAGCCAAGCAAGCAGAATTGAGCCAAATAGCTGCCAAACTGAGTGACAATGAGCAGTCTATCGCTGCTTTGGAAGCAGAATTAGCAGACTTTTCAGATGATCCGGACCAGCTGATTGAACATCTGCGTGAGCAGTATGTCAAGCTCATGCAGGAAGAGGCAAATCTTTCTAATGACTTGACTTCTCTGGAGAGCCAGCTGGCTAGCGAGCTTAAATTGGCTGAGAGCAAGAAGGCAGACTATGCTAAATTGCAAGCAGATTTGGAGGCTAGTCAGACTCAGGAGCAAGCTGGTTTGGAGGAGTTGGAAATTGCTCGCCAAGCCCTCAAGAATCTACTAGCAGACTACCAGAGTCAGATCCAGTTAGTAGAGAAGCTAGAGGCTGACTATAAGCATCAGCAGACTAAGATGTTTGAGCTTTTGGACGACCTCAAAAACAAGCAGGCACGTTCCAATAGTTTGGAAGCCATTCTCAAAAATCACAGTAATTTCTATGCAGGGGTCAAGAGTGTGCTGCAGGAAGCAGGTCGACTGGGTGGTATTGTAGGAGCAGTCAGTGAAAAACTTAGCTTCGACCCCCACTATCAGACTGCGCTGGAAATTGCGCTAGGAGCCAGCAGTCAGAATATCATCGTGGAAGATGAGGCTGCTGCGACTCGGGCTATCGAATTTCTGAAGAAAAATCGGGCTGGTCGGGCAACCTTCCTGCCTTTAACAACCATTAAGCCGCGTCAGCTGCCTGACCATAACCGTGCTACGATTGAAAAAAGTGCTGGTTTTCTGGGACTGGCTTCTTCCTTGGTCAGCTACGAGTCATCGTTAGACAGCATTTTTCAAAATCTGCTGGGAACGACCGCTATTTTTGATACAGTGGAGCATGCCCGAGCAGCAGCTCGCCAAGTACGCTATCAGGTTCGTATGGTGACTTTGGATGGAACAGAGCTTCGGACTGGTGGTTCTTATGCTGGTGGTGCCAACCGCAATAACAATACTATCTTTATCAAACCGGAGCTAGATGCTTTGCTTGAGGAGATTAAGCAGAAAAATGTCAGCTTGAAAGAGCAGGAAGAAGCAGTGCAAATTCTGCAAAACCAACTGAGTCAGGCTAAGCAGGTATTGGAACAAATCAAGACAGACGGTGAGCAGGCTCGCTTGGCTGAGCAAAAGGCTAATCTGGCCTATGAACAGTTGACCAAGCGCGTAGAAGAGCTCACAAGTCTGAAAAATCTACAGGAACAGGAGTTAGCTGGTCAATCTGCTTTGGATATTTCAGAAGAGAAAGACCGACTGCAGACCCGCTTGACTGAGATTGAGCAAGAAAAAACGGACATCACTGCAGAAATAGAGCAGGTTAAGTCGAACAAAGATGCAGTTCAGGCTCGCTTTGAAAAGCTTTCCTCTCGTCTGGCTGAACTCAAACTCCAGCGGACAGAGTTGACCTCCAACCAACGCTTTGAAAAGAATGACTTGGAACGACTGTCCGAGGAAAAAGCTAGCCTTGAAAAAGAGCAGGCAACCTTGGAGCTTTTGATGGAGCAAAAGGAGCAGTCCAGCCTGCAGAAGGTGGATATTACGATTCTGGAAGAGCAATTAGAGACCGCCAAGCAAGAAAAGATTGAGCTGGATCAAAGACTGATTCGTCTGAAATTTGAGCTTGAAGATCTAGAAGGTCAGTCTGACGATATTGCCAGTCGTTTGGAGCAAGCCCGCCATCAAAATGAAGAATTGATTCGCCGGCAGGCTAAAGCAGAGGCAGAAAAGGATAAGCTCATGGATGTCATGCGCCGTCTGGCAAGCAATCTGACAGATGACTTTCAGATGAGTTTCGAAGAAGCAAGCAGGCAGGCTCGTCCGTTAGAAAGTTTGCCAGCTGCTGAAAGCCAGGTGAAGGATTTGGAAAAAGCCATTCGAGCTTTAGGCCCAGTCAATCTGGAAGCAGTTGAGCAGTTTGAAGAAGTCAGCAACCGTCTGAACTTCCTCAACGAGCAGCGAGACGATGTCTTATCAGCCAAAAATTTGCTCTTAGAGACGATTGAAGAGATGAATGACGAAGTCAAGGAACGCTTTAAATCAACCTTTGAAGCTATTCGTGAAAGCTTCAAGGTGACTTTCCGCCAGATGTTTGGCGGCGGTTCGGCAGACCTGATATTGACGGAGGGTGACTTGCTGACGGCTGGTGTAGAAATCTCCGTGCAGCCACCGGGCAAGAAGATCCAGTCGCTTAATCTGATGAGCGGTGGCGAGAAGGCCTTGTCAGCTTTGGCTCTGCTCTTCTCTATCATCCGCGTTAAGACCATTCCTTTTGTCATCTTGGACGAGGTGGAAGCAGCGCTGGACGAGGCCAATGTTAAACGCTTTGGGGATTATCTCAATCGCTTTGACAAGGACAGCCAGTTCATCGTGGTCACTCACCGTAAGGGAACCATGTCAGCTGCAGACTCTATTTATGGCGTTACCATGCAGGAGTCTGGTGTTTCCAAGATTGTCTCGGTCAAGTTAAAAGATTTAGAAAGTATGTAAAATGAGGATAAAATTAGTAGCAACGGATATGGATGGCACCTTTTTAGACAGTAAAGGTCAGTTTGATATGGACCGTCTCAAGCAAGTTTTGACTCGCTTCAAAGAAAAAGGCATGTATTTTGCTGTAGCCAGCGGGCGCGGCCTCTTGTCGCTGGAAAAGCTGTTTGAGGAAGTACGCAATGAGATTATTTTTATTGCTGAAAACGGTAGTTTAGTTGAGTTTCATGGCGAGGATCTCTATGAAGCAACCATGCCACGGGATTTTTATCTCAAGGTTTTTGATAAGCTACAGGAATCTCCCTATGTCAATGTCAATGAGTTGCTTTTGACGGGCAAACGCGCCTGTTATGTCTTGGAGACTGTGGATCCGACCTATCTTTCTTTCAGTGCTCATTATAATGAAAACATTCAAAAAGTAGCTAGCTTGGCTGATATTGACGATGATATTTTCAAGTTTACGACCAATTTTGCTGAGGACCAAGTCGCAGCTGGTGAAGCTTGGGTCAATGAGAATATCGAGGGTGTAAAAGCTATGACGACTGGCTATAAGTCCATTGACATCGTTCTGGATTATGTGGATAAGGGTGTTGCCATTGTCGAGCTGGCCAAGAAGCTTGACATAGATCTTTCTCAGGTTATGGTTTTTGGTGATAATCTCAATGATTTGCACATGATGCAGGTGGCTGGCTATCCGATTGCGACTGAAAATGCTCGCCCTGAGATTCTGGAAGTGGCCAAGGAAGTCATCGGTCACCATGATGCTCAGTCGGTTATCACTTACATGGAGGGATTATAATGGCAGATATAAAACTGATTGCTCTGGACTTGGATGGAACTCTTCTGAATTCAGACAAGAAGATTTCTGACCGCAATTTAGCAGCTCTAAAAGAAGCTCAGGATAAGGGAGTTAAGGTAGTTCTGACTACTGGCCGCCCCCTTAAGGCCATGGACTTTTTCCTCCATGAGCTGGGAACAGACGGTCGAGAGGATGAGTACACCATTACTTTTAATGGCGGTCTCGTTCAGCGCAATACTGGAGAAATCCTCAATAAAACAGTCTTTTCTTATGATGATGTAGCTCGGATTTACGAGGAGACAGACAAGCTCCATATCCCTCTTGATGCTATCTGCGAAGGACTTGTCTATCAGATTCAGTCCGATCAAGACTCGCTTTATGCTCAGTTCAATCCTGCTCTAACTTTTGAGTCTATTGATTTCAGTGATTTGTCCAGCCAGCAGACTTATAATAAATGTGTCACCGCTTATGCTCAAGAACCACTGGATGCGGCTATTGAGCAAATCTCACCAGAATTATTTGAGCGCTATGAGATTTTCAAATCTAGAGAAATGCTGCTGGAGTGGTCCCCTAAAAATGTCCATAAGGCTAATGGCCTGGAGAAACTGATTGCCCATTTAGGCATTGAGAGAAGTCAGGTCATGGCCTGTGGTGATGAAGCCAACGATCTGTCTATGATTGAGTGGGCTGGTTTGGGAGTGGCCATGCAGAATGCAGTAGCCATCGTCAAAGAAGCAGCCAATGTGGTGACACCTATGACCAATGATGAGAATGCAGTGGCTTGGGCTATTGAAGAGTATGTACTAAAGGAGGATTAGCCGATGGGATTATTTGACCGCCTTTTCGGCCGAAAAAAACAAGAACCGCCGATTGAAGAAGTTGTCAAGGAAGCATTGGAAAACATTGGCGAGCTTGAAGAAGAAACAGCGCCTGTTCCAGAAGCAGGAGAAAATCTTGAAGCGGAAGCTGTTCAGCCCTATCAGGACGAGCAGCAACTTGATGACCAAATTTCGGATACAAAAGATAGTTTGGCCGATGTTGAAGAGCAGTTAGTAACAGAAGAGCTTGCATCTCAAGCTATCCAAGAAGAAAGCAAGGAGCCAGAGCATGAAAAAGAAATTATTGCAGAAAATCAAGAAGTGGCTCAAGGAGCAACTCAGACTGAAGAAACTCTAGAAGAGCACCAGTCTGAAAGCAGTGACGAAACGGTAGAAGAACTTGTTGAACAAGCGGATCTTTCGGATGAAGCATCATCTCATACTGAACAT
Protein-coding sequences here:
- a CDS encoding response regulator transcription factor gives rise to the protein MKKILVVDDEKPISDIIKFNMAKEGYEVLTAFDGKEALEMFEAEQPDILILDLMLPEVDGLEVARTIRKTSNVPIIVLSAKDSEFDKVIGLEIGADDYVTKPFSNRELQARVKALLRRADLVVENQVEESGPNELTIGELQILPDAFVAKKHGKELELTHREFELLHHLATHIGQVMTREHLLETVWGYDYFGDVRTVDVTIRRLREKIEDTPSRPEYILTRRGVGYYMRNND
- the vicK gene encoding cell wall metabolism sensor histidine kinase VicK — protein: MIESIKQFVVSADFVFAIIIIGFIVVVALLLLENRRDNQKLVQLNQKVKDLIAGDYSEVLDMQGSPEITDMTNSINDLSEVIRLTHENLEQETKRLSSILSYMTDGVLATNRRGQIITINDMATKQLGVKRDEVQNMSILDLLSISDEYDLRDLITNVPELTIDSQDENGEYLSLRVRFALVRRESGFISGLVAVLHDTTEQDKEERERRLFVSNVSHELRTPLTSVKSYLEALDEGALSEPVAPDFVKVSLNETNRMMRMVTDLLSLSRIDNETSHLEVELTNFTAFITFILNRFDKIKNQDETKKYEIIRDYPITPIWVEIDTDKLTQVIDNIMNNAIKYSPDGGTITVSIKTTDEQLILSIADEGLGIPKQDLPKIFDRFYRVDKARSRAQGGTGLGLAIAKEIIKQHQGFIWAKSEYGVGSTFTIVLPYENDGVRDDDWDNEDI
- a CDS encoding MBL fold metallo-hydrolase; protein product: MTKGFQYSILASGSSGNCFYLETDQKRILVDAGLSGKKITSLLGEIGRKPEDLDAILVTHEHKDHIHGVGVLARKYHLDIYANEATWKAMEKDLGKLDASQKHIFELGKTKTFGDLDVESFGVSHDAACPQFYRFMKDDKSFVMLTDTGYVSDRMAGIIENADGYLIESNHDIEILRSGAYPWSLKQRILSDMGHLSNEDGAETMIRTLGNRTKRIYLGHLSKENNIKELAHMTMVNQLAQADMAVGHDFQVYDTSPDTATPLTSI
- a CDS encoding DUF454 domain-containing protein, which produces MRPIYFVVGLLSLGLGVLGIFLPLLPTTPFLLLSIACFSRSSKRFENWLYHTKMYQTYVADFRETGTIAKERKKKIIVSIYILMGISILLAPIIWVKIGLFGLTVFITYYLFKVIPDKE
- a CDS encoding ribonuclease III, translated to MENLKKALLEQFDLVFSDETLLETAFTHTSYANEHRLLKISHNERLEFLGDAVLQLIISEYLYTKYPKRPEGDLSKLRSMIVREESLAGFARDCQFDHFIKLGRGEEKSGGRNRDTILGDLFEAFLGALLLDKGVEAVKSFLYQVMIPKVEAGDFERVTDYKTKLQELLQINGDVEIAYQVVSETGPAHSKNFEVAVLINGRKSGQGQGRSKKLAEQEAAKNAFEKESSSCF
- the smc gene encoding chromosome segregation protein SMC; its protein translation is MFLKEIEIQGFKSFADKTKVVFDQGVTAVVGPNGSGKSNITESLRWALGESSVKSLRGGKMPDVIFAGTETRKPLNYASVVVVLDNSDQFIKDAANEIRVERHIYRSGDSEYKIDGKKVRLRDVHDLFMDTGLGRDSFSIISQGKVEEIFNSKPEERRAIFEEAAGVLKYKTRRKETESKLSQTQDNLDRLEDIIYELESQVKPLEKQAETAKRFLSLDGQRRELYLDVLVAQLTANKERLTKAEEDLTNIQQELAAYYSKRDELEDENQTLKAKRHELNQTLSDDQASLLELTRLISDLERQIDLSKLESSQAATSRRENEERLATLSEKLAQIESNIEAKQAELSQIAAKLSDNEQSIAALEAELADFSDDPDQLIEHLREQYVKLMQEEANLSNDLTSLESQLASELKLAESKKADYAKLQADLEASQTQEQAGLEELEIARQALKNLLADYQSQIQLVEKLEADYKHQQTKMFELLDDLKNKQARSNSLEAILKNHSNFYAGVKSVLQEAGRLGGIVGAVSEKLSFDPHYQTALEIALGASSQNIIVEDEAAATRAIEFLKKNRAGRATFLPLTTIKPRQLPDHNRATIEKSAGFLGLASSLVSYESSLDSIFQNLLGTTAIFDTVEHARAAARQVRYQVRMVTLDGTELRTGGSYAGGANRNNNTIFIKPELDALLEEIKQKNVSLKEQEEAVQILQNQLSQAKQVLEQIKTDGEQARLAEQKANLAYEQLTKRVEELTSLKNLQEQELAGQSALDISEEKDRLQTRLTEIEQEKTDITAEIEQVKSNKDAVQARFEKLSSRLAELKLQRTELTSNQRFEKNDLERLSEEKASLEKEQATLELLMEQKEQSSLQKVDITILEEQLETAKQEKIELDQRLIRLKFELEDLEGQSDDIASRLEQARHQNEELIRRQAKAEAEKDKLMDVMRRLASNLTDDFQMSFEEASRQARPLESLPAAESQVKDLEKAIRALGPVNLEAVEQFEEVSNRLNFLNEQRDDVLSAKNLLLETIEEMNDEVKERFKSTFEAIRESFKVTFRQMFGGGSADLILTEGDLLTAGVEISVQPPGKKIQSLNLMSGGEKALSALALLFSIIRVKTIPFVILDEVEAALDEANVKRFGDYLNRFDKDSQFIVVTHRKGTMSAADSIYGVTMQESGVSKIVSVKLKDLESM
- a CDS encoding HAD family phosphatase; amino-acid sequence: MRIKLVATDMDGTFLDSKGQFDMDRLKQVLTRFKEKGMYFAVASGRGLLSLEKLFEEVRNEIIFIAENGSLVEFHGEDLYEATMPRDFYLKVFDKLQESPYVNVNELLLTGKRACYVLETVDPTYLSFSAHYNENIQKVASLADIDDDIFKFTTNFAEDQVAAGEAWVNENIEGVKAMTTGYKSIDIVLDYVDKGVAIVELAKKLDIDLSQVMVFGDNLNDLHMMQVAGYPIATENARPEILEVAKEVIGHHDAQSVITYMEGL
- a CDS encoding HAD family phosphatase, translated to MADIKLIALDLDGTLLNSDKKISDRNLAALKEAQDKGVKVVLTTGRPLKAMDFFLHELGTDGREDEYTITFNGGLVQRNTGEILNKTVFSYDDVARIYEETDKLHIPLDAICEGLVYQIQSDQDSLYAQFNPALTFESIDFSDLSSQQTYNKCVTAYAQEPLDAAIEQISPELFERYEIFKSREMLLEWSPKNVHKANGLEKLIAHLGIERSQVMACGDEANDLSMIEWAGLGVAMQNAVAIVKEAANVVTPMTNDENAVAWAIEEYVLKED